GACACCCATAGCTTCCAGAATGTCTGCAATGCTGTCGCCAGGCTCTGGTGTAGGCGCAAGCGAGAGATCCACGCTGCCTATCCTGTAGCCGCTCGCCGCCGCTACCCGCTCGGCGACGAGCTGGCCGAACCTCGCGACCTTGAAGCCTATCCTCTTCAGCTCCTCGTAGAGCCTCTCCAGGGGTGCGTCCCGGGGCATACCCTGGAGGACGGCAGCCACCACACTAGGCCCACTGATGGCCACGTTTACTACTCCGTCAGCCTCACCTAGCCCGTGGTGAGCAGCAGGCAGGAACGGTATATCGGGTGCTACGTTGACTGTTACGAGGAACTTCGCGCCTGGCAGTGGGCTGTCTGCACGCCGAGTAGCATCAAGAATTAGCTGCGCTGAAGCAGCAACAGCATCCATGTTAAGGCCGAGCTGAGTGGAAGCCGCATTCACAAATCCCATGACTCTCTCTGTCTCGACTAGCACCCGGGGAAGTGCTTCTACCACCGCCCGGCCGCCTGCACTGAGCCCCCGATCCGCGAACGCTGCAAAACCGCCAATGTAGTCTACTCCCACTCTCGTGACTGTCTTGTCGATCTCGACCGCAACCTCCACACCGGTATCCGCTGCCTTCCCCACCCCATGGGCCGCTGCCACGGGCGCCAGCACGGTTTCGAAAGGGGTTAGTGCAATCCTCACCGTGGTTATGGGTACTCCTAGCCGTGCTGCGACAGTGTCTACTGCTCTGCGTATGCGTCGTCCGTGGCTCTCTACGAGATCCCGGAGACAGTCTACTACCTCGTTTGGCCGGGGCGAGGCACATAGACTCGCATCTATGCTGAGGGTGACGCTGCGGACGTCAAGGCTACGGTAGCGTATCATCTCAGCTACTTCTGTTATCTCAGCTATGCTGAAACGCCATGTCACGCTTGGATCCCCGCCTCTCTACGGTCTCTGGAGATACCTCACAACATCCATGTGGTACACACTGACCTCTACGCCGAGTTGTTTACCCCTTTCTTCGAGTCGGCGACGTAACTCTTCTATCTTCAGCTTCGCCTCGGTAACATCAACTATCATTGCCATCGTGAATATCCCGCGCATAACTGTCTGAGATATATCGAGAATGTTAGCGTTAGCGTCCGCCAAGACGCTTGCTAAGCCAGCCACTATGCCGGGCCTGTCGCGACCATG
The window above is part of the Pyrodictium delaneyi genome. Proteins encoded here:
- a CDS encoding PFL family protein yields the protein MTWRFSIAEITEVAEMIRYRSLDVRSVTLSIDASLCASPRPNEVVDCLRDLVESHGRRIRRAVDTVAARLGVPITTVRIALTPFETVLAPVAAAHGVGKAADTGVEVAVEIDKTVTRVGVDYIGGFAAFADRGLSAGGRAVVEALPRVLVETERVMGFVNAASTQLGLNMDAVAASAQLILDATRRADSPLPGAKFLVTVNVAPDIPFLPAAHHGLGEADGVVNVAISGPSVVAAVLQGMPRDAPLERLYEELKRIGFKVARFGQLVAERVAAASGYRIGSVDLSLAPTPEPGDSIADILEAMGVEFGAPGSIAALAMLIDALRKGGAMGVCCAGGYSGAMIPVSEDSGIAAAVARGLVTIYKLIAMTGVCSTGLDMVPVPGDVDWRKLAGLIADVLVLGMVQDKILGVRLLPAPGKKPGDTIELGGLLGEAPVMDPGPGRMEKFIERGGRIPAPLRRLLAG
- a CDS encoding ACT domain-containing protein, which encodes MHAENIPELEEGREYIVVFVHGRDRPGIVAGLASVLADANANILDISQTVMRGIFTMAMIVDVTEAKLKIEELRRRLEERGKQLGVEVSVYHMDVVRYLQRP